A stretch of DNA from Endozoicomonas sp. 8E:
ACCCCTGAAAGCAATTTTGCAGGCCGAACACTATGTGGTGAAGCAATTAATTTATTGGTTAATGAACTTCCTGTATGCCATAATGACACACATCTATTCAATAACTAACTGATAGGTGATTTATGGCCTCAATTCCAGATCGTAAAGAAACACGGCTTGTAGCCCGAACATCCAAGGATATTCAGGAGATTATCCAACGAGCTGCTGATTATTCCGGTGCATCTCTTTCTCAGTTTCTAATTGATTCTGCAATGGAGAAGGCTCGCACTGTGATAACACAAACTGAATCATTACAACTTTCCATGAAGGGGGCTGATGCCCTAT
This window harbors:
- a CDS encoding DUF1778 domain-containing protein, with amino-acid sequence MASIPDRKETRLVARTSKDIQEIIQRAADYSGASLSQFLIDSAMEKARTVITQTESLQLSMKGADALFEALENPPKANGKLLEAARNYKDTVNVTNH